In one window of Paraflavitalea soli DNA:
- a CDS encoding SusC/RagA family TonB-linked outer membrane protein, giving the protein MKKITAATARPLKLSMLVISGVLAGQTLFAAPSDHGVGHHFSPPYHIRKVADIVVKGTVSSANGPLAGVTVTVEGAATAVTTTDSGSYTITVPENGLLVFSYSGYAEQRIAVNKRSVINITMTATGKLEEVIVTGYRSQTRGAVIGSVSSVSGSEFANTPVDNLSNALAGRLSGATITQAAGTPGMESNIRIRAVGTINNATPLFVIDGVVSDKFAFDGLSPYEVENITILKDGASAAIYGSRAANGVILVTTKRGKEGTPKLSYNGLFGLQSPTKIPERLNAFEHASIINQQLQYTLVPATDARYYTQDELDYFKTHSWNWVDEMWKDPVTTQHSLDVSGGAKNVKYFLGGSYNKATGTFNNIDFQKLSVRGNVDVTVTKNLKISLDLNTETRNTNGPSWDVGNWRMEDLYKALMVRPAMVPPYVNGLPVGNWVEWHPGVVLTPSESGYNKRKWTGVNMIATVNYTVPFIKGLTARASINKYNRDIYNKQFNLPYNMTLFNTTGTNNHIVGDQAVGIRPRAAVEFLLSRNDKVNRYQFNAQLNYKRNFGKHGLDALLVYEQAEENTTWFSGQRNDFISSAIDQYAAGSTIGSIANGEQMNTARISYVGLASYNYDQKYLLEASFRYDGSVIFAPENRWGFFPSLSAGWRISNENFFSRVNFINDLKLRGSVGLLGNDQVGNFQWLQSYSIQPGAIFNDQSYGLKPGVLANRALTWEKSLNYNVGVDSRFLNSKVGFKLDLFYRHTYDILGKRELSLPSTLGADLPDENYQEIDSKGFEVEMDYSSSTGGKDAFNYYIRGNFGLATNKVMVLDEAQNIRAYQSQKGYNTGRIFGYRAVGILRTQKDLDALPAGYTILGVKPQLGMLNYADLRGPTSDEPDGKITADDREYIARYSSPPMNFGFSLGGSWKGLSVDILFQGVAGAKAMLPTAGRDVQARAEESSFKYWADSWTPDNPNGKYPGYRVTAYRTRFDESSFFLVDNSFLRLKNVTVSYNLPQNFIKPTGMKSARVYFTGSNLLMIYSGNNIYDPEMNNILSYPMMAGYSLGVNIGL; this is encoded by the coding sequence ATGAAAAAAATTACCGCGGCAACGGCCAGACCTTTGAAATTATCCATGCTGGTGATTTCAGGCGTACTTGCCGGCCAAACACTTTTCGCAGCGCCCTCCGACCACGGTGTTGGTCACCACTTCAGCCCTCCCTATCACATCCGGAAAGTAGCTGATATAGTGGTAAAAGGAACGGTATCCAGTGCCAATGGCCCGCTGGCCGGCGTGACGGTGACGGTAGAAGGCGCCGCCACCGCTGTTACCACCACCGACAGCGGTAGCTATACGATCACGGTGCCCGAAAACGGCCTGCTGGTCTTTTCTTATTCCGGCTATGCGGAGCAACGCATTGCAGTGAACAAGCGCTCCGTGATCAATATTACCATGACCGCTACGGGTAAACTGGAGGAGGTGATCGTGACAGGTTACCGCAGCCAGACAAGGGGAGCGGTGATCGGCTCGGTATCTTCGGTAAGCGGTTCGGAGTTTGCCAATACACCGGTCGACAACCTCTCCAATGCATTGGCAGGCAGGTTATCAGGCGCCACCATTACGCAAGCGGCCGGTACACCGGGCATGGAATCGAATATCAGGATACGGGCGGTAGGTACTATTAATAATGCCACTCCCCTGTTCGTGATAGATGGCGTAGTGAGTGACAAGTTTGCCTTTGATGGACTCAGCCCTTATGAAGTGGAGAATATCACCATCCTGAAGGATGGCGCTTCAGCTGCTATCTATGGTTCACGGGCAGCCAACGGAGTCATTCTCGTGACCACCAAAAGAGGTAAGGAAGGCACTCCCAAACTTTCCTATAATGGTTTGTTTGGTTTGCAGTCGCCCACCAAAATACCAGAAAGGCTGAATGCATTTGAACATGCGTCGATCATCAACCAACAGTTGCAGTATACCCTCGTACCTGCCACAGATGCGCGGTATTATACGCAGGATGAATTGGACTATTTCAAAACGCATAGCTGGAATTGGGTAGATGAAATGTGGAAAGACCCGGTTACCACGCAACATTCACTGGATGTAAGCGGCGGGGCAAAAAATGTAAAATACTTCCTGGGCGGCTCGTACAACAAAGCCACGGGTACGTTTAACAATATAGACTTCCAGAAACTGAGTGTACGGGGTAATGTGGATGTAACAGTAACCAAGAACCTGAAAATATCGCTTGACCTCAATACGGAAACGCGCAATACCAATGGTCCCAGCTGGGATGTGGGCAACTGGCGGATGGAAGACCTGTACAAAGCTTTAATGGTAAGACCGGCGATGGTGCCTCCTTATGTAAATGGGTTGCCGGTAGGCAACTGGGTGGAATGGCACCCCGGGGTAGTGCTTACGCCGTCTGAATCGGGGTACAATAAAAGAAAATGGACAGGGGTCAATATGATCGCTACGGTGAATTATACCGTGCCGTTCATAAAAGGTCTGACTGCCCGGGCATCCATCAACAAGTACAACCGCGATATTTACAACAAGCAGTTCAACCTGCCTTATAATATGACGCTGTTCAATACGACCGGCACCAACAACCATATTGTAGGCGACCAGGCGGTGGGCATCCGGCCCAGGGCTGCGGTGGAATTCCTGCTATCGAGGAACGATAAGGTCAACCGGTACCAGTTCAACGCGCAGCTCAATTACAAGCGCAATTTCGGGAAACATGGACTGGACGCCTTGCTGGTGTATGAGCAGGCTGAAGAAAACACTACCTGGTTCTCCGGCCAGCGTAATGACTTCATTTCTTCCGCCATCGATCAGTATGCGGCCGGCAGCACGATCGGCTCCATAGCCAATGGAGAACAAATGAACACGGCCAGGATATCGTATGTGGGACTGGCGAGTTACAACTATGATCAAAAGTACCTGCTGGAAGCCTCCTTCCGCTATGATGGCTCGGTGATCTTTGCGCCGGAGAACCGCTGGGGCTTCTTCCCTTCTCTATCGGCCGGCTGGAGGATATCTAATGAGAACTTCTTTTCAAGGGTGAACTTCATCAATGACCTTAAACTGCGGGGGTCTGTAGGCTTGCTGGGTAATGACCAGGTAGGTAATTTCCAATGGCTGCAATCGTACAGCATTCAGCCCGGCGCTATTTTTAATGATCAATCATATGGCCTGAAGCCTGGTGTTCTTGCCAACAGGGCGCTTACCTGGGAAAAATCATTGAATTACAATGTGGGTGTCGACAGCCGCTTCCTGAACAGCAAGGTAGGTTTCAAGCTGGATCTCTTTTACCGGCATACGTATGATATCCTTGGCAAAAGAGAGCTGAGCCTGCCCAGTACACTGGGCGCCGATCTGCCGGATGAAAACTACCAGGAGATCGATTCAAAAGGATTTGAGGTGGAAATGGACTATAGCAGCAGCACGGGTGGCAAGGATGCCTTTAACTATTATATAAGAGGCAATTTCGGCCTGGCCACCAATAAAGTGATGGTATTGGATGAGGCCCAGAACATACGCGCCTATCAATCGCAAAAAGGATATAATACCGGCCGTATTTTTGGCTACCGGGCTGTTGGCATCCTGCGCACGCAAAAAGACCTCGATGCCTTGCCCGCAGGCTACACGATACTGGGCGTAAAACCGCAGCTGGGCATGTTGAATTATGCCGACCTGCGCGGCCCTACCAGTGATGAGCCGGATGGAAAGATCACTGCTGACGACCGGGAATATATTGCGCGGTACAGTTCACCTCCGATGAACTTTGGTTTTTCATTGGGAGGCTCATGGAAAGGGCTGAGTGTTGACATCCTGTTTCAGGGTGTAGCGGGCGCCAAAGCCATGCTTCCTACCGCAGGCAGGGATGTGCAGGCAAGAGCCGAAGAATCATCCTTCAAATACTGGGCTGATAGCTGGACGCCGGACAACCCCAATGGAAAGTATCCCGGCTACCGCGTCACAGCCTACCGGACACGCTTTGACGAGTCGTCTTTCTTCCTGGTGGACAATTCCTTTTTACGGTTGAAAAACGTAACAGTTTCTTATAACCTTCCTCAAAACTTTATAAAACCTACGGGCATGAAGAGTGCGCGGGTATACTTCACAGGAAGCAACCTGCTGATGATCTATTCCGGAAATAATATTTATGATCCGGAAATGAACAATATCCTGTCCTATCCGATGATGGCAGGTTATTCACTGGGCGTAAATATAGGTTTGTAA
- a CDS encoding nuclear transport factor 2 family protein, which yields MDNRTIIQEVIAAFDANNIEGILQHLTDDVTWTMIGDRVISTKEGMRTFLVEGADIKMVSSTKDNIIIEGDRAAVNGEVVCKNTQNGDLYEMFYTDIYELKNGKVNKITSYIINKKK from the coding sequence ATGGATAACAGGACAATCATTCAGGAAGTAATTGCCGCATTTGATGCCAATAATATCGAAGGTATTCTGCAGCATTTGACCGACGACGTAACCTGGACCATGATAGGCGACCGGGTCATTTCAACCAAAGAAGGCATGCGTACATTCCTGGTCGAAGGCGCAGATATTAAAATGGTTTCTTCCACCAAGGACAATATCATTATTGAAGGAGATCGTGCTGCGGTAAACGGAGAGGTGGTCTGTAAGAATACGCAGAATGGCGATCTGTATGAAATGTTTTATACGGACATCTATGAATTGAAGAATGGCAAGGTTAATAAAATAACCTCTTACATTATCAACAAAAAGAAATAA
- a CDS encoding glycoside hydrolase family 28 protein, with protein sequence MKNNDSVSRRQWFERMAVPAITLAGAGLIGMPAAATAAPHSNAPHEDMSAGNALYNVKDFGAKGDGQTLDTAAIQAAIDACTKEQGGTVVIPAGEFICGTIELKSGVTLHVATNSRLLGSKKREDYTAGKGVPSGNGNIVFIYAANAENISIEGYGTIDGNGLSFYNGKGDNTGPNQRGVGGNFDRPHLIVFYQCTRFQVKDILLTNSAYHCFRILKCKHVQLHNIRIYNRVNKNNDGFHFNDTQYVHITNCDVQCQDDACALFGSNQFVTVTNCSFSTRWSIFRFGGGEAQNITISNCLIYDTYGCPIKISSGRAKIENLSFSNIIMRNVTGPIGIGFTGSSNQNNNNNNTTDTTPSFVRNISFSNIRASVVEKPVNHPDIHFGVNVFDGELNSCITLNGVGKVYLENISLSDIHVVYAGGGTKEQAGKREVPELSAEYFGVWGTAPFGPPAYGLYARNVKGLSLHNVRFTYEKPDARPAIILDNVQDATINGLSAQGSTAGELLRFVNTKDVLLTATRVLSPAAVFLQVEGAASENIKVDGGDISKAVKPLALVSGAVKKAVTLRV encoded by the coding sequence ATGAAAAATAACGATTCCGTTTCCCGCCGCCAATGGTTCGAACGCATGGCTGTACCTGCCATTACCCTTGCAGGAGCAGGTCTGATAGGTATGCCCGCTGCTGCAACAGCAGCCCCGCACAGCAATGCCCCGCATGAAGATATGTCCGCCGGTAACGCCTTATATAATGTAAAGGATTTTGGCGCCAAAGGCGATGGTCAAACCCTCGATACTGCCGCTATCCAGGCAGCTATTGATGCCTGCACCAAAGAACAGGGAGGTACCGTAGTGATCCCTGCCGGTGAATTTATTTGCGGCACCATCGAATTGAAGTCCGGTGTTACCCTGCATGTGGCCACCAATAGCCGTTTGCTGGGGAGTAAAAAACGGGAAGACTATACCGCCGGTAAAGGCGTTCCTTCCGGCAATGGCAATATTGTATTTATCTATGCTGCCAATGCAGAGAATATCTCCATAGAAGGGTATGGAACTATTGATGGAAATGGTCTTTCCTTTTATAATGGCAAAGGAGATAATACCGGCCCCAACCAACGAGGCGTAGGCGGTAATTTCGATCGGCCCCACCTCATCGTATTCTATCAATGCACCAGGTTCCAGGTAAAAGACATCCTGCTCACCAACAGCGCTTACCACTGCTTCCGCATCCTGAAATGCAAGCACGTGCAATTGCACAATATCCGCATCTACAACCGTGTCAATAAGAACAATGACGGCTTTCACTTCAACGATACCCAGTATGTACACATCACCAATTGTGATGTGCAGTGCCAGGATGATGCCTGCGCCTTATTTGGCAGCAACCAGTTTGTTACCGTCACCAATTGCAGTTTCAGCACCCGCTGGTCCATCTTCCGGTTTGGCGGTGGTGAAGCACAAAATATCACCATCTCCAATTGCCTGATCTATGATACCTATGGTTGTCCTATCAAGATCAGTTCCGGCAGGGCCAAAATAGAAAACCTGAGCTTCTCCAATATCATCATGCGCAACGTGACCGGACCCATCGGCATCGGATTTACAGGCAGTAGCAATCAGAACAACAACAATAATAATACGACAGATACAACGCCTTCTTTTGTGCGCAATATCTCTTTCAGCAATATCCGGGCAAGTGTGGTAGAAAAACCGGTGAACCATCCGGATATTCATTTCGGCGTAAATGTATTTGACGGGGAACTTAATTCCTGTATCACCCTCAATGGGGTAGGGAAGGTATACCTGGAAAACATCAGCCTCTCTGATATTCATGTTGTTTATGCAGGGGGAGGCACCAAAGAACAGGCGGGTAAAAGAGAAGTGCCTGAGTTGAGCGCTGAATATTTTGGTGTGTGGGGTACAGCGCCTTTTGGCCCGCCTGCTTATGGATTGTATGCCCGCAATGTGAAAGGATTGAGCCTGCACAATGTACGCTTCACTTATGAAAAGCCCGATGCACGCCCTGCCATTATTCTCGATAATGTACAGGATGCTACTATTAATGGCCTGAGCGCCCAGGGCAGCACAGCAGGAGAGTTGTTGCGCTTCGTCAATACAAAGGATGTATTGCTCACAGCCACCCGTGTGCTCTCGCCCGCAGCGGTATTCCTCCAGGTAGAGGGCGCTGCTTCTGAAAATATTAAAGTGGATGGCGGGGATATCAGCAAGGCTGTCAAACCGCTGGCCCTGGTAAGTGGGGCTGTAAAAAAAGCAGTCACGCTGCGTGTTTGA
- a CDS encoding redoxin family protein — MLRKLPTLFALVLLTWQTARAQHTGRTITGTVTAYEDTSPLEGVLIAVKGTDRVSGSQADGIYYIPVTDKDSVLVFSHNEFETQEIKLTAGNEYNIKLQKKHEEPGGNVKFSPIGNWRGAFAVRPEVEIPFNFDIRLTDKGDTTAYFLNGGEQYAGGRVQQTADSLFIFLDQFDNELAFKIDDHRLSGVLRRQDKRGTPTPLTAEPGVHHRFRETGVAPAGNISGTYDIVFKSENGKEEKAVGLFKQEGKKLQATFLRVTGDSRYLEGIVEGNTFYLSSFIGSGPGYYKGSFDQQGQLTGDVGARGGQHFTGTRNEQAALPDAYTLTTLKEGYTSFDFSFPDADGNKVSLSDAKYKNKVVVVTITGTWCPNCMDETAFLAPWYKTNARRGVEAIALHYERQTDTAFVRKALGRSRNKYDIQYAQLIAGPADKQFVATSLPALNTFLSFPTLIFIDKKGKVARIHTGYSGPATGKYYDQFVKEFNEEIDLLLKQ, encoded by the coding sequence ATGCTCCGTAAACTCCCTACCTTATTTGCATTGGTATTGCTGACATGGCAAACTGCCCGTGCCCAGCACACAGGCCGCACGATCACAGGTACCGTTACAGCGTACGAGGACACCAGTCCCCTGGAAGGCGTACTGATCGCCGTGAAAGGAACCGACCGGGTATCGGGATCGCAGGCAGATGGCATTTACTATATTCCGGTAACAGATAAAGATTCCGTATTGGTGTTCAGCCACAACGAGTTTGAAACGCAGGAAATAAAACTGACAGCTGGCAATGAATACAATATCAAACTGCAAAAGAAACATGAAGAGCCGGGAGGCAATGTAAAGTTCTCGCCTATCGGTAATTGGAGAGGAGCTTTTGCAGTACGTCCGGAGGTGGAGATACCCTTCAACTTCGACATACGGTTGACGGATAAAGGAGATACTACTGCCTACTTCTTAAATGGCGGTGAGCAATATGCAGGAGGCCGGGTACAACAAACGGCTGATTCCCTGTTCATATTCCTGGATCAGTTTGACAATGAACTGGCCTTTAAGATTGACGACCATCGCTTGTCGGGTGTATTGAGAAGACAGGACAAACGCGGCACCCCCACACCCCTTACGGCGGAGCCGGGTGTACACCATCGCTTCAGGGAAACAGGCGTTGCTCCTGCCGGCAATATTTCCGGCACCTATGACATTGTGTTCAAGTCGGAAAATGGCAAGGAAGAGAAAGCCGTTGGCTTGTTTAAACAGGAAGGTAAAAAACTACAAGCTACCTTTCTGCGGGTAACGGGTGATTCCCGTTACCTGGAAGGTATTGTAGAAGGCAATACTTTTTACCTCTCTTCCTTTATTGGCTCCGGACCGGGTTATTATAAAGGCAGCTTTGACCAGCAAGGTCAGCTTACAGGCGATGTTGGCGCCCGGGGTGGGCAGCATTTTACCGGCACACGCAATGAGCAGGCCGCCTTGCCCGATGCTTATACGCTTACCACCCTGAAAGAAGGTTATACTTCCTTTGATTTCTCCTTCCCGGATGCTGACGGCAATAAGGTATCCCTGAGTGATGCGAAATATAAAAACAAAGTAGTGGTGGTGACGATCACCGGTACCTGGTGCCCCAATTGCATGGACGAAACAGCCTTCCTGGCGCCCTGGTACAAGACCAATGCCCGAAGAGGTGTAGAGGCTATCGCACTGCACTATGAGCGGCAAACGGACACTGCTTTTGTGCGCAAGGCACTGGGCCGCTCCCGCAACAAATACGACATACAATATGCGCAACTGATTGCCGGACCTGCCGACAAACAATTTGTAGCCACCTCCTTGCCAGCACTCAATACCTTCCTCTCCTTCCCTACCCTTATCTTCATTGATAAAAAAGGAAAGGTGGCCAGGATCCATACAGGTTATAGCGGCCCGGCCACGGGTAAATATTATGACCAGTTTGTAAAAGAATTCAACGAAGAGATCGACCTGCTGTTGAAGCAATGA
- a CDS encoding ATP-binding protein — MANIEITGKGIQRVLSKFDYKQAIAEYIWNGFDAKANTVALNFESNDLGFVSKIEVVDNGYGIDRAQLAEKFSPFFDSQKAIEIESPKNTSAVHGKNGVGRLTFFKFASEAIWHTVYEERKKRYEYFINIKFGSINKYDSPDSGVREVKKTTGTTVTFYNILPDILDSNLKEDLTDFLCLEFGWYLELNKQNGYALVINGVPLDYSAIIGDKHRFMLNHADSGQEFEVKYVRWNAKINKEFSKYYYIGSDNIERYKEFTSLNNKGDHFYHSVFIKSAYFDQFRFKSNNTDPQLTFIGSTRIDPVFRFLHRWLAAYLLDKRKPYLKVYTDILINQYEQDQIFPVFSDNPWDVHRKIELENLVRNLYEVQPKIFLNLNTEQKKTFVRLLNLLLDSLERDKLFDILDGVVELSNEERKQMAALIKVTRLSHVNHTIRMIEDRYKTIDTLRDLVTRKELKANERDHLQKLVEAHYWIFGEQYHLVTAAEPKFEEALRRHVHLLRGETKVRPIEHEDKYREMDIFLCRQDVLTNEIKNIVVELKHPAVKLGEAELAQVKKYMNVIMNEPQFNGNNMTWEFYLVGTDFSSKGEIEAALDNAKPHGEKSLAFKTGQYKIYVKKWSEVINDFEMKHKFLNDKLQLERKLLNEVHASADQALRSATTNTAAIQKQII; from the coding sequence ATGGCAAATATTGAGATCACCGGTAAAGGCATTCAGCGCGTACTCAGCAAGTTTGATTACAAACAGGCGATCGCAGAATATATCTGGAATGGCTTTGATGCAAAAGCCAATACTGTAGCACTGAATTTCGAGTCGAACGACCTGGGCTTTGTGTCCAAAATAGAAGTGGTGGACAACGGATACGGGATTGACCGGGCACAACTGGCTGAAAAGTTCTCCCCCTTCTTTGATTCACAAAAAGCCATTGAGATAGAATCGCCCAAGAATACTTCTGCGGTGCATGGTAAGAATGGTGTGGGGAGGCTCACCTTTTTCAAGTTTGCTTCCGAAGCCATCTGGCACACCGTATATGAAGAGCGGAAAAAAAGGTATGAGTATTTCATCAACATCAAGTTTGGGTCCATCAACAAATACGATAGCCCCGATTCAGGTGTACGGGAGGTGAAGAAGACAACCGGCACTACTGTTACCTTCTACAATATCCTGCCGGATATACTGGATAGCAACCTCAAAGAAGACCTGACCGATTTCCTTTGCCTGGAATTTGGCTGGTACCTGGAACTGAACAAACAAAATGGATATGCCCTGGTGATCAATGGAGTGCCCCTGGATTATTCGGCCATTATCGGCGATAAGCACCGGTTTATGCTCAACCATGCTGACAGTGGCCAGGAGTTTGAAGTGAAGTATGTACGATGGAACGCAAAGATCAATAAAGAGTTTTCCAAATACTATTACATCGGGTCTGATAATATTGAACGATATAAGGAATTCACTTCCCTGAATAATAAGGGCGATCACTTTTACCACAGCGTGTTCATCAAGAGTGCTTATTTCGATCAGTTCAGGTTCAAAAGCAATAATACCGATCCGCAATTGACATTTATAGGCAGCACGCGGATCGATCCGGTCTTCCGGTTCTTGCACAGATGGTTAGCTGCTTATTTGTTGGACAAACGCAAACCTTATCTTAAAGTATATACCGATATTTTGATCAATCAGTACGAACAGGACCAGATATTCCCGGTGTTTAGCGATAATCCCTGGGATGTGCACCGCAAGATCGAGTTGGAAAACCTGGTGCGGAACCTCTATGAAGTGCAGCCTAAGATATTCCTGAACCTCAACACGGAGCAGAAAAAGACTTTCGTGCGCCTGCTCAACCTGCTGCTGGACAGCCTGGAGCGCGACAAACTATTTGATATCCTCGATGGCGTGGTAGAACTTTCTAATGAAGAAAGGAAGCAGATGGCAGCCCTTATCAAGGTCACCCGGCTATCGCATGTCAACCATACCATCAGGATGATCGAAGACCGGTATAAAACCATCGACACCCTGCGCGACCTGGTTACACGCAAAGAATTAAAGGCCAATGAACGGGATCACCTGCAAAAACTGGTGGAAGCCCATTATTGGATCTTTGGAGAACAATACCACCTGGTCACTGCTGCTGAGCCCAAGTTTGAAGAAGCCCTGAGGCGGCATGTGCATTTGTTGCGGGGTGAAACCAAGGTGCGGCCCATTGAGCACGAAGATAAATACCGGGAAATGGACATCTTCCTTTGCCGGCAGGATGTGCTTACCAACGAGATAAAAAATATTGTGGTAGAGCTGAAGCATCCGGCGGTAAAACTGGGGGAGGCAGAACTGGCGCAGGTAAAGAAATACATGAATGTGATCATGAACGAACCACAGTTCAATGGCAATAACATGACCTGGGAGTTTTACCTGGTGGGCACTGATTTTAGCAGCAAAGGAGAAATAGAAGCTGCGCTCGACAATGCCAAACCCCATGGCGAAAAGTCACTGGCTTTCAAAACAGGTCAGTACAAGATCTATGTAAAAAAGTGGAGCGAGGTCATCAATGACTTTGAGATGAAACACAAGTTCCTCAATGATAAGCTGCAGCTGGAAAGAAAACTCCTGAATGAAGTGCATGCTTCCGCCGACCAGGCTTTGCGGTCCGCCACCACCAATACAGCGGCCATTCAAAAACAGATCATTTAA
- a CDS encoding RagB/SusD family nutrient uptake outer membrane protein, translating into MKTRGLLLLMIGSCLLGSCNKILDIENPTAVDEKDVWNDIELATAYANRIHAENLPGWTTDFADYSEESDGGGSYMYGQLTENSVDYWPYSEIRGINVLLSDIDKGKLSEANKKLLKGQAFFFRGWQFFEMAKRYGGIPLVLKPQQLTDDLLVNRNTTTETMARILADLDSAIAYLPAVAVGSGDNNGRVHKGTALAVKGRVLLFYASPQFDPAQNAPGRWQAAYDANKAAKDYLDGQGYGLFPSFTNLWFSEMNKEVIFVRRYQYVATNTASWNNWAAATRPLDISQGATGGNRPALEIVDAFPMKDGRAINDPATTYPYDAQYYWKNRDPRFNQTIVYNGALWQVGINGLEAGRMQWTFVGGEQNSPTITGFYMRKGVDTTQTSIQAFNSGTDWIELRYAELLLNLAEAANETDRIAEVYPLLTAIRARAGIDAGANNLYGLAPGMNKTQMRAAIRLERQIELAFEGKRFWDLRRWRAFETTLNGTRRHGHNVTLKVPKAQWDALKASMTPQQLYQHLQTNYTTYFQTTVKTVDTQFDILWKPEYYFFALPSKHLQLNSHLKQTNGWAGGSFDPLQ; encoded by the coding sequence ATGAAAACACGGGGATTATTATTACTAATGATAGGAAGCTGCCTGTTGGGCAGCTGCAACAAGATACTGGACATCGAAAATCCAACAGCGGTAGACGAAAAAGATGTATGGAATGATATTGAGCTGGCTACGGCCTATGCCAACAGGATACATGCAGAAAACCTGCCAGGCTGGACCACGGATTTTGCGGACTATTCAGAAGAATCCGACGGTGGCGGCAGTTATATGTATGGCCAGTTAACAGAAAACTCGGTTGATTACTGGCCTTATAGTGAGATCAGGGGTATCAATGTGCTGTTGTCCGATATTGACAAGGGGAAGCTTTCTGAGGCCAATAAGAAACTGTTGAAAGGGCAGGCTTTTTTCTTCCGGGGATGGCAGTTCTTCGAGATGGCCAAACGATATGGCGGCATCCCCCTGGTGCTGAAACCCCAGCAATTGACAGACGACCTGCTGGTCAACAGAAATACGACCACTGAAACCATGGCGCGTATCCTTGCCGACCTGGACAGCGCCATTGCTTATCTGCCGGCTGTAGCTGTTGGTTCGGGCGACAACAACGGGCGGGTGCACAAAGGCACAGCCCTGGCCGTCAAAGGCCGGGTGTTATTGTTTTACGCTTCTCCCCAGTTTGACCCTGCTCAAAATGCTCCCGGCCGCTGGCAGGCTGCTTATGACGCCAACAAAGCTGCCAAAGATTACCTGGACGGACAGGGCTATGGCTTGTTTCCCAGTTTCACCAATTTGTGGTTTTCTGAAATGAATAAAGAGGTCATATTTGTTCGCCGGTACCAATATGTGGCTACCAATACAGCCAGTTGGAATAACTGGGCAGCCGCTACCCGTCCGCTGGATATATCGCAGGGCGCTACCGGAGGCAACAGGCCAGCGCTGGAGATCGTAGATGCATTTCCCATGAAAGATGGCCGCGCCATCAATGATCCGGCCACCACCTATCCCTACGACGCACAGTATTACTGGAAGAACAGGGATCCCCGGTTCAACCAGACGATCGTGTATAATGGCGCGCTGTGGCAGGTGGGCATTAACGGCCTGGAAGCCGGACGTATGCAATGGACCTTTGTAGGCGGCGAACAGAACAGCCCTACGATCACGGGTTTTTATATGCGCAAAGGAGTGGATACGACACAAACTTCTATCCAGGCATTCAACAGTGGTACGGACTGGATAGAACTTCGCTATGCAGAATTGTTATTAAACCTGGCAGAAGCAGCCAATGAAACTGACCGCATTGCAGAAGTCTATCCATTGCTGACGGCGATCAGGGCCCGGGCCGGCATTGATGCAGGCGCCAACAATCTGTATGGCCTCGCTCCCGGCATGAACAAGACCCAAATGCGTGCTGCTATCCGGCTGGAACGGCAAATTGAACTGGCTTTTGAAGGTAAACGCTTTTGGGACCTGAGAAGGTGGAGGGCATTTGAAACAACACTGAACGGAACCCGGCGGCATGGACATAATGTTACTTTAAAAGTCCCCAAAGCACAATGGGATGCGCTGAAGGCCTCTATGACGCCGCAACAATTGTATCAGCATTTACAAACGAATTATACCACCTATTTTCAAACTACTGTTAAAACAGTGGATACACAGTTTGATATTCTCTGGAAACCGGAGTATTATTTCTTCGCCCTCCCTTCCAAACATTTGCAGTTGAACAGTCATTTGAAACAAACGAATGGCTGGGCAGGCGGCAGCTTTGATCCACTGCAATAA